A window of Streptomyces armeniacus contains these coding sequences:
- a CDS encoding helix-turn-helix transcriptional regulator, translating into MAVDETPTPAPYTPVDGGGLRRRELAAFLRSRRERIAPEQVGLPRGRRRRTPGLRREEVAHLSAVGVTWYTWLEQARPIQVSPQVLDALAQALLFDPSERAHLFALAGVTDRTPGTECSGVVTDSLRRTLEQLEPYPACVQNARYDLLAYNRTYGRLFCDLDALPYEDRNCLWLLFTHPEWQATLVDREEAQRLMTANLRAAMADHIAEPAWKALVHRLQRASPEFREIWDRHEVVQAATKVKRFRHPQVGLLHFMPTKLWLGPNHGPRLSVYVPDDAETRERIERLHALVTADGG; encoded by the coding sequence ATGGCCGTGGACGAGACGCCCACCCCCGCCCCGTACACCCCCGTGGACGGCGGCGGCCTGCGCCGCCGCGAGCTGGCCGCGTTCCTGCGCAGCCGCCGCGAGCGCATCGCCCCCGAACAGGTCGGGCTGCCCCGCGGGCGCCGCAGGCGTACGCCCGGACTGCGCCGCGAGGAGGTCGCGCACCTCTCGGCCGTCGGCGTCACCTGGTACACGTGGCTGGAGCAGGCCCGCCCCATCCAGGTGTCCCCGCAGGTGCTGGACGCGCTCGCGCAGGCGCTGCTGTTCGACCCCAGCGAACGCGCCCACCTGTTCGCGCTCGCCGGAGTCACCGACCGTACGCCCGGGACGGAATGCAGCGGCGTCGTCACCGACTCGCTGCGGCGGACCCTGGAGCAGCTCGAGCCGTACCCGGCCTGCGTCCAGAACGCCCGCTACGACCTGCTCGCCTACAACCGCACGTACGGCCGGCTGTTCTGCGACCTCGACGCCCTCCCGTACGAGGACCGGAACTGCCTGTGGCTCCTCTTCACCCACCCCGAGTGGCAGGCCACACTCGTCGACCGCGAGGAGGCGCAGCGCCTCATGACCGCGAACCTGCGCGCCGCCATGGCCGACCACATAGCGGAGCCCGCGTGGAAGGCGCTCGTGCACAGGCTGCAGCGGGCGTCGCCGGAGTTCCGCGAGATCTGGGACCGGCACGAGGTCGTCCAGGCCGCCACCAAGGTCAAGCGCTTCCGGCACCCCCAGGTCGGGCTGCTGCACTTCATGCCGACGAAGCTGTGGCTCGGCCCGAACCACGGACCGCGGCTCAGCGTGTACGTGCCCGACGACGCGGAGACGCGGGAACGGATCGAGCGGCTGCACGCGCTGGTCACCGCGGACGGCGGGTGA
- a CDS encoding glycogen debranching N-terminal domain-containing protein → MNGGTGQRVLVRDGTFAVLDGRGDIRTEADSAGAPGVSGGPYGLFRRDARHLSRWLLTVGGTEPTLLVPGPDGAHGTAVLTPPGVRDQPPAYTVFREQEVKGGALRERVRLVGNSAAAVTVTVTVAVDADFADQFELRGNREYAKPGAERTCEPHADGVEFHYRRGEWHSRTAVTARPAPDRATEAADGARLLHWTLTVPPHGAVALELRADTHPFGAPPAVEAVEAVEAGSAPVASPPAEPDGEPDGDLARACAQGLADLAALRIPATGPDGEPVRPPAAGIPWFLTLFGRDALLTSLFTLPYEPALADATLLALAATQADRTDPERVAQPGKIVHEIRHGELAHFGQVPYGSYYGSVDSTPLFLVLLGARTERTGDDTLARRLEGHARRALDWLFRHGGLDDRGYLVYHADEGGLANQNWKDSPGAVCTTDGTQAEGAIAVAEAQGYAYDALRRGARMARTAWADPDFADRLEHAADALRDRFRRDFWMPRHGFPALALDGDGRQADALASDAGHLLWSGILGREDGVRVGRRLLEPDFFSGWGIRTLAAGQPAYHPLSYHRGSIWPHDNAVAALGLARYGLHEEARALARGLLAAAARHEYRLPEVLAGYGRDTAGGRPVPYPHACSPQAWAAATPLALRTALESSPPGD, encoded by the coding sequence ATGAACGGCGGGACCGGGCAGCGGGTGCTCGTACGGGACGGGACGTTCGCCGTGCTGGACGGGCGCGGCGACATCCGTACGGAGGCGGATTCCGCGGGTGCGCCGGGCGTGAGCGGCGGACCGTACGGGCTGTTCCGGCGCGACGCCCGGCACCTCAGCCGCTGGCTGCTGACCGTCGGCGGTACGGAGCCCACCCTGCTGGTGCCCGGCCCCGACGGCGCCCACGGCACGGCCGTCCTCACGCCGCCGGGCGTACGCGACCAGCCGCCCGCGTACACCGTCTTCCGCGAACAGGAGGTGAAGGGCGGCGCGTTGCGCGAACGCGTACGGCTCGTCGGGAACAGCGCCGCGGCCGTCACCGTGACCGTCACCGTCGCGGTGGACGCGGACTTCGCCGACCAGTTCGAGCTGCGCGGCAACCGCGAGTACGCCAAGCCGGGCGCGGAGCGCACGTGCGAACCGCACGCGGACGGTGTGGAGTTCCACTACCGGCGCGGCGAGTGGCACTCCCGTACGGCCGTCACCGCCCGGCCCGCGCCCGACCGCGCCACGGAGGCGGCGGACGGCGCGCGGCTGCTGCACTGGACGCTCACCGTGCCGCCGCACGGGGCGGTGGCGCTCGAACTGCGGGCGGACACGCACCCGTTCGGCGCGCCGCCCGCGGTGGAGGCGGTGGAGGCGGTGGAGGCGGGCTCCGCTCCGGTCGCCTCCCCGCCCGCCGAACCGGACGGCGAACCGGACGGCGACCTCGCCCGCGCCTGTGCGCAGGGCCTCGCCGACCTGGCCGCGCTGCGCATCCCGGCGACCGGGCCCGACGGCGAGCCCGTACGGCCGCCGGCGGCCGGAATCCCCTGGTTCCTCACCCTGTTCGGCCGGGACGCGCTGCTCACGTCGCTGTTCACGCTCCCGTACGAGCCCGCGCTGGCCGACGCGACCCTCCTCGCGCTCGCCGCCACCCAGGCCGACCGCACCGACCCGGAGCGCGTCGCACAGCCCGGCAAGATCGTGCACGAGATCCGGCACGGCGAACTGGCGCACTTCGGGCAGGTGCCGTACGGGAGTTACTACGGCTCCGTCGACAGCACCCCCCTGTTCCTGGTGCTGCTCGGCGCCCGCACCGAACGCACCGGGGACGACACGCTCGCCCGCCGCCTGGAGGGCCACGCGCGGCGCGCCCTCGACTGGCTGTTCCGGCACGGCGGCCTCGACGACCGCGGCTACCTCGTCTACCACGCCGACGAAGGCGGCCTCGCCAACCAGAACTGGAAGGACTCCCCCGGCGCCGTCTGCACCACCGACGGCACCCAGGCGGAGGGCGCCATCGCGGTCGCCGAGGCGCAGGGGTACGCGTACGACGCGCTGCGCCGCGGCGCCCGTATGGCACGCACCGCGTGGGCCGACCCGGACTTCGCCGACCGGCTGGAACACGCGGCGGACGCGCTGCGGGACCGCTTCCGCCGCGACTTCTGGATGCCGCGGCACGGGTTCCCGGCGCTCGCCCTGGACGGCGACGGGCGCCAGGCCGACGCCCTCGCCTCGGACGCCGGGCACCTGCTGTGGTCCGGCATCCTCGGCCGGGAGGACGGCGTACGGGTCGGACGGCGGCTGCTGGAACCGGACTTCTTCTCCGGCTGGGGCATCCGCACCCTGGCCGCGGGCCAGCCCGCGTACCACCCGCTGTCGTACCACCGCGGCAGCATCTGGCCCCACGACAACGCCGTCGCGGCGCTCGGCCTGGCCCGCTACGGCCTGCACGAGGAGGCCCGCGCGCTCGCGCGCGGCCTGCTCGCGGCCGCCGCGCGGCACGAGTACCGGCTGCCGGAGGTGCTGGCCGGGTACGGCCGCGACACCGCCGGCGGGCGGCCGGTCCCGTACCCGCACGCCTGCTCGCCGCAGGCATGGGCAGCGGCGACACCGCTCGCACTGCGCACAGCCCTGGAATCCAGCCCGCCCGGCGATTGA
- the dusB gene encoding tRNA dihydrouridine synthase DusB translates to MTQPPLRIGPHAVQPPVVLAPMAGITNAPFRTLCREFSGGQGLFVSEMITSRALVERNEKTMRLVHFDAGEVPRSIQLYGVDPATVGKAVRMIVDEDLADHVDLNFGCPVPKVTRKGGGSALPYKRPLLRAILREAVAGADGMPVTVKMRKGIDDEHLTYLDAGRIAAEEGVTAVALHGRTAAQHYGGTADWDAIARLRDAMPPEVPVLGNGDIWSADDAVRMVRETGCDGVVVGRGCLGRPWLFGDLVKAFGAASGDVYEGSYARPRLREVADTMLRHARLLGEWLEDEAHGVIDFRKHVAWYTKGFSVGSDLRRKLAVASSLDELAALLGELDLDQPWPAEGADGPRGRTSGRNRVVLPDGWLADPYDCAAGVGAEAELDTSGG, encoded by the coding sequence ATGACCCAGCCGCCGCTCCGTATCGGACCGCACGCCGTCCAGCCGCCCGTGGTGCTGGCGCCGATGGCCGGGATCACGAACGCGCCGTTCCGGACGCTGTGCCGGGAGTTCTCGGGCGGACAGGGGCTGTTCGTCAGCGAGATGATCACGAGCCGGGCGCTGGTCGAACGCAACGAGAAGACCATGCGCCTCGTCCACTTCGACGCGGGCGAGGTGCCGCGCTCCATCCAGCTGTACGGGGTGGACCCGGCGACCGTCGGCAAGGCCGTCCGCATGATCGTGGACGAGGACCTGGCCGACCACGTCGACCTCAATTTCGGCTGCCCCGTCCCCAAGGTCACCCGCAAGGGCGGCGGCTCCGCGCTCCCGTACAAGCGGCCGCTGCTGCGCGCCATCCTGCGCGAGGCCGTCGCGGGCGCCGACGGGATGCCGGTGACCGTGAAGATGCGCAAGGGCATCGACGACGAGCACCTCACGTACCTCGACGCCGGGCGGATCGCCGCCGAGGAGGGCGTCACCGCTGTCGCGCTGCACGGCCGTACCGCCGCCCAGCACTACGGCGGCACCGCCGACTGGGACGCCATCGCCCGCCTCAGGGACGCCATGCCGCCCGAGGTGCCGGTGCTCGGCAACGGCGACATCTGGTCCGCGGACGACGCCGTACGGATGGTGCGCGAGACCGGCTGCGACGGTGTGGTCGTCGGGCGCGGGTGCCTGGGGCGGCCGTGGCTGTTCGGGGACCTGGTGAAGGCGTTCGGCGCTGCTTCCGGGGATGTGTACGAGGGCTCGTACGCGCGGCCGCGGCTGCGGGAGGTCGCCGACACGATGCTGCGGCACGCACGGCTGCTGGGGGAGTGGCTCGAGGACGAGGCACACGGCGTCATCGACTTCCGCAAGCACGTCGCCTGGTACACGAAGGGCTTCTCGGTCGGCTCGGACCTGCGCCGGAAGCTGGCGGTCGCCTCGTCCCTCGACGAACTGGCCGCGCTCCTCGGCGAGCTGGACCTCGACCAGCCCTGGCCCGCGGAGGGCGCCGACGGGCCGCGCGGCCGTACGTCCGGGCGCAACCGCGTCGTACTGCCCGACGGGTGGCTCGCGGACCCGTATGACTGCGCGGCGGGTGTCGGGGCGGAGGCCGAGCTCGACACGTCGGGGGGCTGA
- a CDS encoding dodecin, protein MTQHTYRVTEIVGTSHEGVDAAIRNAISRASDTVRNLDWFEVTEVRGQIEDGQIEHYQVGLKVGFRLEDPGAS, encoded by the coding sequence ATGACGCAGCACACCTACCGCGTGACCGAGATCGTCGGCACCTCCCACGAAGGCGTGGACGCCGCCATCCGGAACGCCATCAGCCGGGCCTCGGACACCGTGCGCAACCTGGACTGGTTCGAGGTCACCGAGGTGCGCGGGCAGATCGAGGACGGGCAGATCGAGCACTACCAGGTGGGTCTCAAGGTCGGCTTCCGCCTGGAGGACCCCGGCGCAAGCTGA
- a CDS encoding MFS transporter has translation MSESTTDHPSRTSQIPEQTPPAPRVPRPSPPSRAEIRPRVRRIGAAGVSQADAPAPAPAPADSPAGAQRLGPLGLFTVLAGAALPLLDFFIVNVALSAIGRDLHADPALLELVVAGYGVAYAVLLVLGGRLGDMFGRRTLFLAGLVAFAVTSLLCGLAPDAWSLIAARAAQGAASAAMLPQALATIQATTAGRRRARAIGLYGATAGLAMVAGQILGGVLLAADLAGTGWRAVFLVNVPAVLLLLVLVWRTVPETRSDRPAPVDVPGTVLLGAALVALMLPLTEGRAAGWPLWSWLALAAFPFLAAAFAAVERRADRAGRVPLVPPGMLRLPGMRRGLPLVALTVGGFGGFMFVLAIAFQQGLDYGPVRAGTALVPYAVAFFLASLAGPRLTGRFGDRVVTAGGVVQIAGLVLLILTVLDAWPHLGFRDLAPGLAVAGFGQGLIMPVAIRIVLADVPAEQAGVGGGVMATVQQSAVALGMALIGALFLTAVPESGMRDALALALTAQLTLVALITFLSLRLPRGTG, from the coding sequence GTGAGCGAATCCACGACAGACCACCCGTCACGTACGTCACAGATACCGGAACAGACACCACCCGCACCGCGTGTCCCGCGCCCCTCGCCGCCTTCGCGGGCCGAGATCCGGCCCCGCGTACGCCGTATCGGCGCGGCGGGCGTCTCGCAGGCCGACGCACCGGCTCCCGCACCGGCGCCCGCCGATTCTCCCGCCGGGGCCCAACGGCTCGGACCGCTCGGCCTGTTCACCGTGCTCGCGGGGGCCGCGCTCCCGCTGCTCGACTTCTTCATCGTCAACGTCGCGCTGTCCGCCATCGGCCGCGATCTGCACGCGGACCCCGCCCTGCTGGAGCTGGTCGTCGCCGGATACGGCGTCGCGTACGCCGTGCTGCTCGTGCTCGGCGGCCGCCTCGGGGACATGTTCGGGCGCCGCACGCTGTTCCTCGCCGGGCTGGTCGCGTTCGCCGTGACCTCCCTGCTGTGCGGGCTCGCGCCGGACGCCTGGAGCCTGATCGCCGCGCGCGCCGCGCAGGGCGCCGCGTCCGCGGCGATGCTGCCGCAGGCGCTCGCCACCATCCAGGCCACGACCGCGGGCCGGCGCCGGGCCCGCGCGATCGGCCTGTACGGCGCGACCGCCGGGCTGGCCATGGTCGCCGGGCAGATCCTCGGCGGCGTCCTGCTCGCGGCGGACCTCGCCGGTACGGGCTGGCGCGCGGTGTTCCTGGTGAACGTGCCCGCCGTGCTGCTCCTCCTCGTACTGGTGTGGCGTACGGTCCCGGAGACCCGTTCCGACCGGCCCGCGCCCGTCGACGTACCGGGCACGGTGCTGCTCGGCGCCGCGCTGGTCGCGCTGATGCTGCCGCTGACGGAGGGCCGGGCCGCGGGCTGGCCGCTGTGGTCGTGGCTGGCGCTGGCCGCGTTCCCGTTCCTGGCCGCCGCGTTCGCGGCCGTGGAACGCCGGGCGGACCGGGCGGGACGTGTCCCGCTGGTGCCGCCGGGCATGCTGCGGCTGCCGGGCATGCGGCGGGGGCTGCCGCTGGTGGCGCTCACGGTGGGGGGCTTCGGCGGCTTCATGTTCGTGCTGGCCATCGCCTTCCAGCAGGGCCTGGACTACGGCCCCGTACGGGCGGGCACGGCCCTGGTGCCGTACGCGGTCGCGTTCTTCCTCGCCTCCCTCGCCGGACCGCGCCTGACCGGCCGCTTCGGCGACCGCGTCGTCACCGCGGGCGGCGTCGTCCAGATCGCGGGCCTGGTGCTGCTCATCCTGACCGTGCTCGACGCCTGGCCGCACCTGGGCTTCCGGGACCTCGCACCCGGGCTGGCCGTGGCGGGCTTCGGGCAGGGCCTGATCATGCCGGTGGCGATACGGATCGTGCTGGCGGACGTCCCCGCGGAGCAGGCGGGCGTGGGCGGCGGCGTGATGGCCACGGTGCAGCAGTCCGCCGTGGCCCTGGGCATGGCGCTGATCGGCGCGCTGTTCCTGACGGCCGTCCCGGAATCGGGCATGCGCGACGCCCTGGCCCTGGCCCTGACGGCCCAACTGACCCTGGTCGCACTGATCACATTCCTGAGCCTGCGGCTCCCGCGGGGCACGGGGTGA
- a CDS encoding MGH1-like glycoside hydrolase domain-containing protein, with amino-acid sequence MPDPAALRRAARRVLLRNWTGASTVPSHGLYPHQWSWDSAFIAIGLRHLSVVRAQRELETLLAAQWGDGRVPHIVFNRTVPLGAYFPSPDFWRSSTAGAAAGAPADVETSGIVQPPVHALAAWLVHEADPAESARRGFLTRLYPRLAAWHGYLAGHRDLGGHGLVSMVHPWEPGMDNSPCWDGPLSRVEPAEPGSFRRADLDHGAAADRPTDLDYGRYVRLAADYRDHGYRDADTPHAFAVEDPSVNALLIASEHALAAIAGALGADPSPHLARAERLTGALVSRLWDADAGLFLCRDVRAGAPVRERSVAGLIPLIVPGLPADVADALLRTAAGEHFGLGGAVRLVPSYDLRGAAFDPSRYWRGPAWFNVNWLLERGLRQHGAPERADALRAAGLATAYASGFSEYVDPYTGQARGTRDFSWTAALALDLLAGPYTGGDPV; translated from the coding sequence ATGCCCGACCCCGCCGCGCTGCGCCGCGCCGCCCGCCGCGTGCTGCTCCGCAACTGGACCGGGGCGTCCACCGTGCCGTCGCACGGCCTGTACCCGCACCAGTGGAGCTGGGACTCGGCGTTCATCGCCATCGGGCTGCGCCACCTGTCCGTCGTACGGGCGCAGCGCGAGCTGGAGACGCTGCTCGCCGCGCAGTGGGGCGACGGGCGCGTGCCGCACATCGTGTTCAACCGGACGGTGCCGCTCGGCGCGTACTTCCCCAGCCCCGACTTCTGGCGCTCCTCCACGGCGGGCGCCGCCGCGGGCGCGCCCGCGGACGTCGAGACGTCCGGCATCGTGCAGCCGCCGGTCCACGCCCTCGCCGCCTGGCTCGTGCACGAGGCCGACCCGGCGGAGTCGGCGCGGCGGGGCTTTCTGACCCGGCTGTACCCGCGGCTCGCGGCCTGGCACGGCTACCTCGCCGGCCACCGCGACCTCGGCGGCCACGGCCTGGTGTCGATGGTGCACCCGTGGGAGCCCGGCATGGACAACAGCCCGTGCTGGGACGGGCCGCTGTCGCGCGTCGAACCGGCCGAGCCCGGCTCGTTCCGGCGCGCCGACCTGGATCACGGCGCCGCGGCCGACCGCCCGACGGATCTCGACTACGGCCGGTACGTGCGGCTCGCCGCCGACTACCGCGACCACGGTTACCGCGACGCCGACACACCGCACGCCTTCGCCGTCGAGGACCCGAGCGTCAACGCCCTGCTGATCGCCTCCGAACACGCCCTCGCCGCCATCGCCGGCGCCCTCGGCGCCGACCCGTCCCCCCACCTCGCCCGCGCCGAACGGCTCACCGGCGCGCTCGTGTCCCGGCTGTGGGACGCGGACGCGGGCCTGTTCCTGTGCCGGGACGTACGCGCGGGCGCGCCCGTACGGGAGCGGAGCGTCGCCGGCCTCATCCCGCTGATCGTCCCCGGGCTGCCCGCGGACGTGGCGGACGCGCTGCTGCGTACGGCGGCGGGCGAGCACTTCGGGCTGGGCGGCGCCGTACGCCTCGTGCCGAGCTACGACCTGCGCGGCGCCGCGTTCGACCCGTCCCGCTACTGGCGCGGACCCGCCTGGTTCAACGTCAACTGGCTGCTGGAACGCGGCCTCCGGCAGCACGGCGCACCGGAGCGCGCGGACGCGCTGCGGGCGGCGGGGCTGGCGACGGCGTACGCCTCGGGGTTCTCGGAGTACGTCGACCCGTACACCGGACAGGCGCGCGGCACCCGCGACTTCAGCTGGACGGCGGCGTTGGCGCTGGACCTGCTGGCAGGGCCGTACACGGGCGGTGACCCCGTATGA
- a CDS encoding LysE family translocator, which yields MVDPHQLAAFCAMSLLLSAVPGPSVLFVVGQALARGRRAALASVLGNTLGGYVLVIAVALGVGTVVERSVLLFQVIKLAGAAYLVLLGVRALRASWAGRRSAGPVAGAVREPVTAGRALRQGFVVGVTNPKSIVFLTAVLPQFVDRDAGHAVVQMLLLGLAGALLALVSDGTWGLAASAARGWFGRSPRRMAVVGGTGGLAMIGLGTTVAVTGRAD from the coding sequence ATGGTCGATCCGCATCAGCTGGCCGCGTTCTGCGCGATGTCCCTGCTGCTCTCCGCCGTGCCAGGGCCCAGCGTGCTGTTCGTCGTCGGGCAGGCGCTGGCGCGCGGGCGGCGGGCGGCGCTGGCGTCCGTGCTGGGCAACACCCTCGGCGGCTACGTCCTCGTCATCGCGGTCGCGCTCGGCGTCGGCACGGTAGTGGAACGGTCCGTGCTCCTCTTCCAGGTGATCAAGCTGGCCGGTGCGGCCTACCTCGTGCTCCTCGGTGTCCGTGCCCTGCGGGCGAGTTGGGCGGGCCGCCGGTCGGCTGGGCCGGTCGCGGGCGCCGTACGGGAGCCGGTGACGGCCGGGCGCGCGCTGCGGCAGGGGTTCGTCGTGGGCGTGACCAATCCGAAGAGCATCGTCTTCCTCACGGCGGTGCTGCCGCAGTTCGTGGACCGGGACGCCGGGCACGCCGTCGTGCAGATGCTGCTTCTGGGGCTGGCGGGCGCGCTGCTGGCGCTGGTGTCCGACGGCACCTGGGGGCTGGCGGCCTCCGCCGCGCGCGGCTGGTTCGGCCGCTCGCCCCGCCGGATGGCCGTGGTCGGCGGGACGGGCGGACTCGCCATGATCGGGCTCGGTACGACGGTGGCGGTCACGGGACGCGCGGACTAG
- a CDS encoding DUF6351 family protein produces MAALAAGLVVTLLPAASGAQAQPGGGERPGDGGLALTPLSTRADFVTGGDVLVRVDIPDGADPGEVAVRRNGTDVTGAFTPDPGGQRLTGLVAGLKDGANSLVATAPDGDGGGDRAELRVRNHPTAGPVISGPHEDPYVCTTEYFALVDGTTLGPPLDEDCSVGTRVDYAYRSTDGKTKPLPDPDERPADLAETTTTDGKTVPFLIRIETGTVNRAVYQISMLHDPADPEPGTTARSAGWNGRLVYTFGGGCRAGWYTQGVSTGGVLDPEMLGRGYAVASSSLNVFGNNCNDLLAAETTMMVKEQFTEAYGTPRFTIGWGCSGGSYQGHQIADNYPGLLDGIVVGCSFPDVTSATNLTLLDSRVLHGWFEGAGKGEFSAEQQRAVSGFRLRESIPNLSDGAKRLDPDEEFPLGFPDSQRYDAETNPDGVRGTVYDHTVNVYGTDPATGAALRPLDNTGVQYGLGALNDGTIDKRQFLDLNSGVGGIDRDARPTKSRTAADPSATRAAYGTGRILDGGAGLSRTPVIDYRAYTDDTPGGDIHMAVHGFSTRARLLERNGHADNHVMLEEDVRHGGFSLESPVLRYALSAMDEWLTSLTADGAPLPGGAGPAAERPSGADVVAHKPAGLTDACWTPDEQPRKITQRLTYDNRGECGKLYPAFPTPRLVAGAPVADDVVACRRKPVEPADYAVEFTPAELAELRETFPGGVCDWAREGRWQRPLDGTWQALPSGPGAAGD; encoded by the coding sequence GTGGCCGCGCTCGCCGCCGGCCTCGTCGTGACGCTGCTGCCCGCCGCCTCCGGCGCGCAGGCCCAGCCCGGCGGCGGGGAGAGACCGGGCGACGGGGGGCTCGCCCTCACGCCGCTGTCGACCCGCGCGGACTTCGTGACCGGCGGGGACGTCCTCGTACGGGTGGACATACCCGACGGCGCCGACCCCGGCGAGGTGGCCGTACGCCGCAACGGCACCGACGTCACCGGCGCGTTCACGCCCGACCCCGGCGGACAGCGGCTGACCGGCCTGGTGGCCGGGCTGAAGGACGGCGCCAACAGCCTCGTCGCCACCGCACCGGACGGCGACGGGGGCGGCGACCGGGCCGAGCTGCGCGTACGGAACCACCCCACGGCCGGGCCCGTCATCAGCGGCCCGCACGAGGACCCGTACGTGTGCACCACCGAGTATTTCGCGCTCGTGGACGGTACGACGCTCGGGCCCCCGCTGGACGAGGACTGCTCCGTCGGCACGCGCGTGGACTACGCGTACCGCTCCACCGACGGGAAGACCAAGCCGCTGCCTGACCCGGACGAGCGCCCGGCCGACCTCGCGGAGACCACCACGACGGACGGGAAGACCGTCCCGTTCCTCATCCGGATCGAGACCGGCACCGTCAACCGCGCCGTCTACCAGATCTCCATGCTGCACGACCCCGCCGACCCCGAGCCCGGCACCACCGCCCGCAGCGCCGGCTGGAACGGCCGCCTCGTCTACACCTTCGGCGGCGGCTGCCGCGCCGGCTGGTACACGCAGGGTGTCTCCACCGGCGGTGTCCTCGATCCCGAGATGCTCGGACGCGGGTACGCCGTGGCCTCGTCTTCCCTCAACGTCTTCGGGAACAACTGCAACGACCTGCTGGCCGCCGAGACCACCATGATGGTCAAGGAGCAGTTCACCGAGGCCTACGGCACGCCCCGCTTCACCATCGGCTGGGGCTGCTCGGGCGGCTCGTACCAGGGCCACCAGATCGCCGACAACTACCCCGGCCTGCTCGACGGCATCGTCGTCGGATGCAGCTTCCCCGACGTCACCTCCGCCACCAACCTGACGCTGCTCGACTCCCGGGTCCTGCACGGCTGGTTCGAGGGCGCGGGGAAGGGCGAGTTCAGCGCGGAGCAGCAGCGCGCGGTCTCCGGGTTCCGGCTGCGCGAGAGCATCCCGAACCTCAGCGACGGCGCCAAGCGCCTCGACCCGGACGAGGAGTTCCCCCTGGGCTTCCCGGACTCGCAGCGCTACGACGCCGAGACCAACCCGGACGGCGTCCGCGGCACCGTCTACGACCACACCGTCAACGTCTACGGCACCGACCCCGCCACCGGCGCGGCCCTGCGCCCGCTGGACAACACCGGCGTGCAGTACGGGCTCGGCGCGCTGAACGACGGCACCATCGACAAGCGGCAGTTCCTCGACCTCAACTCCGGTGTCGGCGGCATCGACCGGGACGCGCGCCCCACCAAGTCCCGTACGGCGGCGGACCCTTCGGCGACCCGGGCGGCGTACGGCACGGGCCGCATCCTGGACGGCGGCGCCGGCCTCTCCCGTACACCGGTCATCGACTACCGCGCGTACACGGACGACACCCCCGGCGGTGACATCCACATGGCGGTGCACGGCTTCTCCACCCGCGCCCGGCTGCTGGAACGGAACGGGCACGCCGACAACCACGTGATGCTGGAGGAGGACGTACGGCACGGCGGCTTCAGCCTGGAGAGCCCCGTACTGCGGTACGCGCTGAGCGCGATGGACGAGTGGCTGACGTCGCTCACGGCGGACGGCGCGCCCCTCCCGGGCGGTGCGGGCCCCGCGGCTGAACGGCCGTCCGGCGCGGACGTCGTGGCGCACAAGCCCGCCGGCCTCACGGACGCGTGCTGGACGCCGGACGAGCAGCCGCGCAAGATCACGCAGCGGCTCACGTACGACAACCGGGGCGAGTGCGGGAAGCTCTACCCCGCCTTCCCCACGCCGCGGCTGGTCGCCGGTGCCCCGGTCGCGGACGACGTGGTCGCCTGCCGGCGCAAGCCCGTCGAACCGGCGGACTACGCGGTCGAGTTCACGCCCGCGGAGCTGGCGGAGCTGCGGGAGACGTTCCCGGGCGGCGTGTGCGACTGGGCCCGCGAGGGCCGCTGGCAGCGCCCGCTGGACGGGACGTGGCAGGCGCTGCCGTCGGGGCCGGGGGCGGCGGGCGACTGA